A region of Catenibacterium mitsuokai DNA encodes the following proteins:
- a CDS encoding phage holin family protein, with protein MKLYDTSLKYMDTLNAVGGTIVAVLTAALGTHWFLFIGFLILNIIDYITGVRKSRLTGKDNSAKGVRGVWKKLGYWLMVLVAFLASAIFIEIGKTIGIDLAVTAYIGWFTLASLIINELRSILENFVEAGDNVPSVLTKGLEVAENAIKKGEE; from the coding sequence ATGAAATTATACGACACATCGCTAAAATATATGGACACTCTTAATGCAGTAGGGGGCACTATTGTAGCAGTGTTAACCGCTGCATTAGGTACGCACTGGTTTTTATTTATTGGTTTTTTAATCTTGAATATTATCGACTACATTACAGGAGTTAGAAAATCAAGATTGACAGGCAAAGACAACAGCGCCAAGGGAGTGCGAGGAGTGTGGAAGAAACTAGGCTATTGGTTAATGGTTTTAGTTGCATTCTTGGCTTCCGCTATCTTCATTGAAATTGGTAAGACTATAGGCATTGACTTGGCGGTTACTGCCTATATTGGGTGGTTTACTTTGGCATCTCTCATTATCAATGAGTTACGCAGTATTCTTGAAAATTTCGTTGAGGCAGGGGATAACGTACCATCCGTACTTACAAAAGGTTTAGAAGTGGCTGAAAATGCCATTAAAAAAGGAGAAGAATAA
- a CDS encoding DUF6275 family protein, translating to MGNDEFLKIAVEEVRRYTDEHLEEPQEYDVYVVWVCKTLQNNKALLSTTLPDGMYFEVTYNGDKKELYFDAYHKLENRCIKAEG from the coding sequence ATGGGCAACGATGAATTTTTAAAGATTGCAGTTGAAGAAGTAAGAAGATATACAGATGAACATCTAGAAGAGCCACAGGAGTATGATGTGTATGTGGTATGGGTGTGTAAGACACTTCAGAATAACAAGGCTCTTTTGTCAACTACTCTGCCAGACGGTATGTATTTTGAAGTGACTTATAATGGAGACAAAAAAGAATTATACTTTGATGCCTACCATAAATTAGAAAATAGATGTATTAAAGCGGAGGGATAA
- a CDS encoding SGNH/GDSL hydrolase family protein, translating into MSINKVIYNGKTLIDISDSTVTDDNIEEGLIAYSGDGKRVVGTKMNLENRSKRKLIFIGDSYGDGYTPDGNATGWCDRLKNKLVNCHFSAANIYINHKGGASFSNPSNNYLTLLKGVQVSNKKMVTDILIGGGYNELAYGDKADTVKSNIDTVISYVQSTYPNAVVHFAPFGVAFKNRNNQFALRYKLMPAYITKACYTNQPFMLVPGAENILSFENMMSSDGIHPNEWGLENIAEYLKGYILGTGSSAIDKRQLSVSLNGGTFTGTMYGQCLGDINIYRIMFNSSVKNLNSNGINGFKLYSPRIGDAFPWRAPNMGYTDANAIIQANGGFFDVPVKFNVTNNNELYMQFKQCNSAHNNYQSYSNITQIQLDAWIIAENM; encoded by the coding sequence ATGAGCATCAACAAGGTCATATATAACGGAAAGACATTGATTGATATATCAGACAGTACAGTAACTGATGATAATATTGAAGAAGGGCTGATTGCCTATTCGGGAGATGGGAAAAGGGTGGTAGGAACTAAGATGAATCTAGAAAACAGAAGCAAAAGAAAACTGATTTTCATTGGTGACAGTTATGGAGATGGTTATACTCCTGATGGAAATGCCACGGGTTGGTGCGACAGACTCAAGAATAAGTTAGTGAATTGCCACTTCTCTGCAGCCAACATCTATATCAATCATAAAGGTGGTGCATCCTTTTCTAATCCATCCAATAACTATCTGACTCTACTTAAAGGTGTTCAGGTGAGCAATAAAAAGATGGTAACTGATATATTGATTGGTGGTGGCTATAACGAGCTGGCATATGGCGATAAAGCAGACACTGTTAAATCCAACATCGATACAGTGATATCATATGTACAGAGTACATATCCAAATGCAGTTGTTCATTTTGCACCTTTTGGAGTCGCGTTCAAAAACAGAAATAACCAATTTGCATTAAGATATAAATTGATGCCTGCATACATAACAAAAGCGTGCTATACAAATCAGCCTTTTATGTTAGTTCCAGGTGCTGAGAACATTCTGTCTTTTGAAAACATGATGAGTTCTGACGGGATTCACCCAAATGAATGGGGATTAGAAAACATTGCTGAGTATCTAAAAGGATATATTCTAGGTACAGGTAGCAGTGCGATTGATAAGAGACAGTTAAGCGTAAGTTTAAATGGTGGCACATTTACAGGTACTATGTACGGACAGTGCTTAGGTGATATTAATATCTATAGAATTATGTTTAATTCATCGGTTAAGAATCTTAACTCCAATGGAATAAATGGGTTCAAATTATATAGTCCTCGTATTGGTGATGCTTTCCCTTGGCGAGCTCCTAATATGGGGTATACGGATGCTAATGCAATCATACAGGCTAACGGTGGATTCTTTGACGTTCCTGTCAAATTCAACGTTACTAACAATAATGAATTATATATGCAATTTAAGCAGTGTAACTCTGCTCACAACAATTATCAGAGTTATTCGAACATCACTCAAATTCAGCTAGATGCATGGATCATTGCAGAAAATATGTAA